From a single Calothrix sp. NIES-2098 genomic region:
- a CDS encoding cyclic nucleotide-binding protein: MTSPDTVIWLQERTPLGILSPAVLEAIAQVMELQVVPESSTLVSEGTQPEALYIVQDGHLESETSKTNSALPRGFLPGEVINLQELLLDELTPFTIATLNECHLWVIPAEKFRSLATQYSEINQAFSRLLAQELAEVTSALSYQQERALALRPYLVTKAQRGIVGTSRYAVRLREQIREAASDRQSVDIFGEPGLEKDNIAALIHFSSPKRREPIIKINCGILQTSGADLFGRAGGKPGLLEWLGEGTLVLNNIQELPPELLPEVAQLVQTDTYTPVTRPGEPKAEPRISKARILIVSEKAQSLIERCVGHVIKVPPLRVRKADINAQVEYYTSLYSRARGLAKPHITPEALRRLQAYDFPGNLKELKNLVERAIVQVGEGKELTEEIFWSAEPKKKQFRVNLLNAYPRLRRFLRSDWWPDRINYGFTFAAFAFLVGVLFIGPQTRDRNFALNLFWAWWWPFFLFLFPFLGRIWCSVCPFMIYGEITQKLSLWLFPRQLKRWPREKAEKWGGWFLFGLFTLIFLWEELWHLENTAYLSACLLLLITAGAMIFSAIFERRFWCRYLCPIGGMNGLFAKLSMTELRAQQGICSATCTTYQCYKGGPQKGEGMETNGCPLYSHPAQLEDNRDCVLCMTCLKACPHRSVEFNLRPPGIELWTTHVPRSYEVALLFLLLGGVYLHRLPELQAWLGLNLDLTVFWQHLGLSLLALLIPVAIPFVAYGLMQLWNFGRKPKRFIELAYGYLPLVLGANLAHYLRLGLGEGGKILPVAFATFGLHSEQLPILVAHPAVIAFLQGSTLIFSLLLTIVLTQKIARQPFKVMLWQHLAAIALTVSMWVIIVL, from the coding sequence CTACAAGAACGCACGCCTTTAGGAATTCTCTCGCCTGCGGTGTTAGAGGCGATCGCTCAAGTAATGGAACTACAAGTTGTACCAGAAAGTAGCACCCTAGTAAGCGAAGGTACTCAGCCAGAAGCACTTTACATAGTCCAAGATGGACACTTAGAAAGCGAAACTAGCAAAACCAACTCAGCTTTACCGCGTGGGTTCCTTCCGGGAGAAGTCATTAACCTCCAAGAATTACTCTTAGATGAGTTAACGCCATTTACGATCGCCACTCTTAACGAGTGTCATTTATGGGTTATACCAGCTGAAAAATTTCGCAGTTTAGCGACTCAATACTCAGAAATTAATCAGGCTTTTTCGCGGCTATTGGCGCAGGAATTAGCTGAGGTGACATCTGCTTTAAGCTACCAACAAGAACGTGCTTTAGCCTTGCGTCCGTATTTAGTGACTAAGGCGCAACGGGGAATTGTGGGTACAAGTCGCTATGCAGTGCGTCTGCGGGAGCAAATTCGCGAAGCCGCAAGCGATCGCCAATCAGTAGACATCTTTGGCGAACCAGGTTTAGAAAAAGATAATATCGCGGCTTTAATTCACTTTAGTTCCCCCAAGCGACGAGAACCAATTATTAAAATCAATTGCGGGATTCTCCAAACCAGTGGTGCAGATTTATTTGGTCGGGCTGGCGGTAAACCCGGACTTTTAGAATGGTTAGGGGAAGGGACTTTAGTTCTGAATAATATCCAAGAATTGCCCCCAGAGTTATTACCAGAGGTAGCGCAGCTAGTTCAAACAGATACATACACTCCTGTAACTCGCCCTGGAGAACCAAAAGCTGAACCTCGTATAAGTAAAGCCAGGATTTTAATTGTTTCAGAAAAAGCTCAATCGCTGATCGAACGCTGCGTTGGTCATGTAATTAAAGTACCACCGCTAAGGGTACGCAAGGCGGATATTAACGCACAGGTGGAATATTACACCAGTCTCTACAGTCGCGCGCGCGGGCTAGCGAAACCGCATATTACCCCAGAAGCTTTGCGTCGCTTGCAAGCTTACGATTTCCCTGGCAATCTTAAGGAATTGAAGAACTTGGTAGAACGAGCGATCGTTCAGGTGGGAGAGGGAAAAGAATTAACAGAAGAAATTTTTTGGTCGGCGGAACCGAAGAAAAAGCAATTTCGCGTGAATTTATTAAATGCGTATCCGCGATTGCGGCGGTTTTTGCGTAGCGACTGGTGGCCCGATCGCATTAATTATGGTTTTACCTTTGCAGCTTTTGCCTTTTTGGTAGGTGTGTTATTTATCGGCCCCCAAACACGCGATCGCAATTTCGCTTTAAATTTATTTTGGGCTTGGTGGTGGCCGTTCTTTCTCTTTCTCTTTCCTTTTTTAGGACGTATCTGGTGTTCAGTCTGCCCCTTTATGATTTACGGTGAAATTACGCAGAAGTTATCTCTGTGGTTGTTTCCCAGACAACTCAAACGCTGGCCGCGAGAGAAAGCCGAGAAATGGGGCGGCTGGTTTTTATTTGGGCTATTTACCCTGATCTTCTTATGGGAAGAATTGTGGCACTTAGAAAACACAGCTTACCTCTCCGCTTGCTTGCTGTTATTAATTACCGCTGGGGCGATGATTTTCTCTGCAATTTTTGAACGGCGGTTTTGGTGTCGTTATCTCTGTCCCATCGGCGGCATGAATGGTTTATTTGCCAAACTCTCGATGACAGAACTGCGCGCCCAGCAAGGAATCTGTTCGGCAACTTGCACAACTTATCAATGCTACAAAGGCGGGCCGCAAAAAGGCGAAGGGATGGAAACTAACGGGTGTCCTTTATACTCGCACCCAGCCCAGTTAGAAGATAACAGAGATTGTGTTTTGTGCATGACTTGCCTCAAAGCTTGTCCCCATCGTTCCGTCGAGTTTAACTTGCGTCCGCCAGGAATTGAACTGTGGACAACTCACGTACCCCGCAGCTATGAAGTTGCACTGTTATTTTTACTTTTGGGTGGTGTATATCTGCATCGTTTACCAGAATTGCAAGCTTGGTTAGGACTAAACTTAGATTTAACTGTTTTTTGGCAACATTTAGGATTATCCCTGCTAGCTTTGCTCATCCCAGTTGCAATTCCTTTTGTTGCATACGGCTTAATGCAACTATGGAATTTTGGTCGTAAACCCAAAAGATTTATTGAACTTGCTTACGGCTACCTACCATTAGTATTAGGAGCTAACTTAGCTCATTATCTGCGTTTAGGGTTAGGCGAAGGAGGAAAAATATTACCTGTGGCTTTTGCTACCTTTGGGTTGCATAGCGAACAGTTACCTATACTAGTAGCGCATCCAGCCGTAATCGCCTTTTTGCAAGGTAGCACCCTGATTTTTTCCCTACTATTAACAATAGTGTTAACGCAAAAAATTGCACGGCAACCTTTTAAGGTGATGCTTTGGCAACATTTAGCCGCGATCGCTTTAACTGTTAGTATGTGGGTAATTATTGTGTTGTAA